The genomic segment GGATGGTAGTCATGATCACCACAGTACCTAGGACAGAGCAGAGGATGGTAGTCATGATCACCACAGTACCTAGGACAGAGGATGGTAGTCATGATCACCACAGTACCTAGGACAGAGCAGAGGATGGTAGTCATGATCACCACAGTACCTAGGACAGAGCAGAGGATGGTAGTCATGATCACCACAGTACCTAGGACAGAGCAGAGGATGGTAGTCATGATCACCACAGTACCTAGGACAGAGGATGGTAGTCATGATCATCACAGTACCTAGGACAGAGCAGAGGATGGTAGTCATGATCACCACAGTACCTAGGACAGAGCAGAGGATGGTAGTCATGATCACCACAGTACCTAGGACAGAGGATGGTAGTCATGATCATCACAGTACCTAGGACAGAGCAGAGGATGGTAGTCATGATCACCACAGTACCTAGGACAGAGGATGGTAGTCATGATCACCACAGTACCTAGGACAGAGGATGGTAGTCATGATCACCACAGTACCTAGGACAGAGGATGGTAGACATGATCACCACAGTACCTAGGACAGAGGATGGTAGTCATGATCACCACAGTACCTAGGACAGAGCAGAGGATGGTAGTCATGATCACCACAGTACCTAGGACAGAGGATGGTAGTCATGATCACCACAGTACCTAGGACAGAGCAGAGGATGGTAGTCATGATCACCACAGTACCTAGGACAGAGGATGGTAGTCATGATCACCACAGTACCTAGGACAGAGCAGAGGATGGTAGTCATGATCACCACAGTACCTAGGACAGAGCAGAGGATGGTAGTCATGATCACCACAGTACCTAGGACAGAGGATGGTAGTCATGATCACCACAGTACCTAGGACAGAGCAGAGGATGGTAGTCATGATCACCACAGTACCTAGGACAGAGCAGAGGATGGTAGTCATGATCACCACAGTACCTAGGACAGAGCAGAGGATGGTAGTCATGATCACCACAGTACCTAGGACAGAGGATGGTAGTCATGATCACCACAGTACCTAGGACAGAGCAGAGGATGGTAGTCATGATCATCAAAGTACCTAGGACAGAGCAGAGGATGGTAGTCATGATCACCACAGTACCTAGGACAGAGCAGAGGATGGTAGTCATGATCACCACAGTACCTAGGACAGAGCAGAGGATGGTAGTCATGATCACCACAGTACCTAGGACAGAGGATGGTAGTCATGATCACCACAGTACCTAGGACAGAGGATGGTAGTCATGATCACCAAAGTACCTAGGACAGAGCAGAGGATGGTAGTCATGATCACCACAGTACCTAGGACAGAGCAGAGGATGGTAGTCATGATCACCACAGTACCTAGGACAGAGCAGAGGATGGTAGTCATGATCACCACAGTACCTAGGACAGAGCAGAGGATGGTAGTCATGATCACCACAGTACCTAGGACAGAGGATGGTAGTCATGATCACCACAGTACCTAGGACAGAGGATGGTAGTCATGATCACCACAGTACCTAGGACAGAGCAGAGGATGGTAGTCATGATCACCACAGTACCTAGGACAGAGCAGAGGATGGTAGTCATGATCACCACAGTACCTAAGACAGAGCAGAGGATGGTAGTCATGATCACCACAGTACCTAGGACAGAGGATGGTAGTCATGATCACCACAGTACCTAGGACAGAGCAGAGGATGGTAGTCATGATCACCACAGTACCTAGGACAGAGGATGGTAGTCATGATCATCACAGTACCTAGGACAGAGCAGAGGATGGTAGTCATGATCACCACAGTACCTAGGACAGAGCAGAGGATGGTAGTCATGATCACCACAGTACCTAAGACAGAGCAGAGGATGGTAGTCATGATCACCACAGTACCTAGGACAGAGCAGAGGATGGTAGTCATGATCACCACAGTACCTAAGACAGAGCAGAGGATGGTAGTCATGATCACCACAGTACCTAGGACAGAGGATGGTAGTCATGATCACCACAGTACCTAGGACAGAGCAGAGGATGGTAGTCATGATCACCACAATACCTAGGACAGAGGATGGTAGTCATGATCACCACAGTACCTAGGACAGAGGATGGTAGACATGATCACCACAGTACCTAGGACAGAGGATGGTAGACATGATCACCACAGTACCTAGGACAGAGCAGAGGATGGTAGTCATGATCACCACAGTATCTAGGACAGAGCAGAGGATGGTAGTCATGATCACCACAGTACCTAGGACAGAGGATGGTAGTCATGATCACCACAGTACCTAGGACAGAGCAGAGGATGGTAGTCATGATCATCAAAGTACCTAGGACAGAGCAGAGGATGGTAGTCATGATCACCACAGTACCTAAGATAGAGCAGAGGATGGTAGTCATGATCACCACAGTACCTAGGACAGAGGATGGTAGTCATGATCACCACAGTACCTAGGACAGAGCAGAGGATGGTAGTCATGATCACCACAATACCTAGGACAGAGGATGGTAGTCATTATCACCACAGTACCTAGGACAGAGGATGGTAGACATGATCACCACAGTACCTAGGACAGAGGATGGTAGACATGATCACCACAGTACCTAGGACAGAGCAGAGGATGGTAGTCATGATCACCACAGTACCTAGGACAGAGCAGAGGATGGTAGTCATGATCACCACAGTACCTAGGACAGAGGATGGTAGTCATGATCACCACAGTACCTAGGACAGAGCAGAGGATGGTAGTCATGATCATCAAAGTACCTAGGACAGAGCAGAGGATGGTAGTCATGATCACCACAGTACCTAGGACAGAGCAGAGGATGGTAGTCATGATCACCACAGTACCTAGGACAGAGCAGAGGATGGTAGTCATGATCACCACAGTACCTAGGACAGAGCAGAGGATGGTAGTCATGATCACCACAGTACCTAGGACAGAGGATGGTAGTCATGATCATCACAGTACCTAGGACAGAGCAGAGGATGGTAGTCATGATCACCACAGTACCTAGGACAGAGGATGGTAGTCATGATCACCACAGTacctaggacagaacagaggatggTAGTGATGATCACCACAGTACCTAGGACAAAGCAGAGGATGGTAGTCATGATCACCACAGTACCTAGGACAGAGCAGAGGATGGTAGTCATGATCACCACCTCCAGATGCGTTCTGGAACACAGGTCTCCAGTAATCAGCAAGACAACAAACAGCTGAAGCTACTGAAGTTACTAAACCAGCAGAGTGTTTCTGTACTTCAGCTCCAGAATACATCACCTCATGTCTGAAAGAGGCTCTGGTGTAGGGTGAGGTACACACAGACTTATTCATGTTAGGAGACCCATATTGTGCAGTCGGTCAGTGCCAAAGcttcctgtctctctgtgaaggtgaggaggaccctgcctgtctctctgtgaaggtgaggaggaccctgcctgtctctctgtgaaggtgaggaggaccctgcctgtctctctgtgaaggtgaggaggaccctgcctgtctctctgtgaaggtgaggaggaccctgcctgtctctctgtgaggtgaaggtgaggaggacc from the Coregonus clupeaformis isolate EN_2021a chromosome 14, ASM2061545v1, whole genome shotgun sequence genome contains:
- the LOC121580520 gene encoding uncharacterized protein LOC121580520 isoform X2, with the translated sequence MTTILCSVLGTVVIMTTILCSVLGTVVIMTTILCSVLGTVVIMTTILCSVLGTVVIMTTILCPRYCGDHDYHPLLCLRYCGDHDYHPLLCPRYCGDHDYHPLLCPRYCGDHDYHPLLCPRYCGDHDYHPLLCPRYCGDHDYHPLLCPRYCGDHDYHPLLCPRYCGDHDYHPLLCPRYCGDHDYHPLLCPRYCGDHDYHPLLCPRYCGDHDYHPLLCPRYCGDHDYHPLLCPRYCGDHDYHPLLCPRYCGDHDYHPLLCPRYCGDHDYHPLS
- the LOC121580520 gene encoding uncharacterized protein LOC121580520 isoform X4, which gives rise to MTTILCSVLGTVVIMTTILCSVLGTVVIMTTILCSVLGTVVIMTTILCSVLGTVVIMTTILCSVLGTVVIMTTILCSVLGTVVIMTTILCSVLGTVVIMTTILCSVLGTVVIMTTILCSVLGTLMIMTTILCSVLGTVVIMTTILCPRYCGDHDYHPLLCPRYCGDHDYHPLLCPRYCGDHDYHPLLCPRYCGDHDYHPLLCPRYCGDHDYHPLLCPRYCGDHDYHPLS
- the LOC121580520 gene encoding uncharacterized protein LOC121580520 isoform X1, which gives rise to MTTILCSVLGTVVIMTTILCSVLGTVVIMTTILCSVLGTVVIMTTILCSVLGTVVIMTTILCPRYCGDHDYHPLLCLRYCGDHDYHPLLCPRYCGDHDYHPLLCPRYCGDHDYHPLLCPRYCGDHDYHPLLCPRYCGDHDYHPLLCPRYCGDHDYHPLLCPRYCGDHDYHPLLCPRYCGDHDYHPLLCPRYCGDHDYHPLLCPRYCGDHDYHPLLCPRYCGDHDYHPLLCPRYCGDHDYHPLLCPRYCGDHDYHPLLCPRYCGDHDYHPLLCPRYCGDHDYHPLS
- the LOC121580520 gene encoding uncharacterized protein LOC121580520 isoform X3, which translates into the protein MTTILCSVLGTVVIMTTILCSVLGTVVIMTTILCSVLGTVVIMTTILCSVLGTVVIMTTILCSVLGTVVIMTTILCSVLGTVVIMTTILCSVLGTVVIMTTILCSVLGTVVIMTTILCSVLGTVVIMTTILCSVLGTVVIMTTILCSVLGTVVIMTTILCSVLGTVVIMTTILCSVLGTVVIMTTILCSVLGTVVIMTTILCSVLGTVVIMTTILCPRYCGDHDYHPLLCPRYCGDHDYHPLS